One window of Macrococcus sp. 19Msa1099 genomic DNA carries:
- the recG gene encoding ATP-dependent DNA helicase RecG yields MENQHLLITDSTLKELRGVGPKSLESLNSLNIHSIEDLILYLPYKYEDETVINLHEAEEGAKITVQGEIYSAPVLAHFGRGKSKVSFHMMVDNVAVKIEFFNQMYVKRIAEIGKTVKVTGKWNRSKQVIQGSKISEDEHSGVQLVPQYSLKGLIKRAQFRKMIDSAFQTVKIHPFLPDHLKVKYKLWDLDQSLYELHIPSNHKHLQQARRSFAFCELLLFQLKMRMLNQLEQSGAPHSKVDYDITKVKAFIDTLPFELTDAQKQVVNEIFRDMKHEFRMNRLLQGDVGSGKTIVAAICMYALMTAGRQSALMVPTEILAEQHAESLSEIYGESLNIALLTSSVKGKKRRLILEALERGDIDIIVGTHALISEPVQFHDLGLVITDEQHRFGVNQRKLLREKGNDANVLFMTATPIPRTLAISVFGELDVSTIKQMPKGRKPIITEWAKHEEIEIVHDKTAREIRAGRQVYVICPLIEASEHLDVKNAIEIYEAYQRLFGTDKVGLLHGKMKTEEKDEVMNKFQNHEFDVIVSTTVVEVGVNVPNATLIVIYDAERFGLSTLHQLRGRVGRSSYQSYCILVGNPESETGIERLQIMTQTTDGFVLSEKDLEMRGPGDFFGIKQSGLPDFKVANIVEDYRMLEVARDEASKLILSGAIAQPELHALKMRLDADLAEHQLD; encoded by the coding sequence TTGGAAAATCAGCATCTTCTAATAACAGATAGTACATTGAAGGAGTTAAGAGGTGTCGGCCCGAAATCTTTAGAGAGTCTCAATTCACTCAATATACATTCTATTGAAGACCTCATATTATATCTGCCTTATAAATATGAAGATGAAACCGTCATTAATTTACATGAAGCCGAAGAGGGTGCAAAAATAACGGTGCAGGGTGAAATTTACTCTGCGCCTGTTTTGGCTCATTTTGGGCGCGGAAAATCTAAAGTATCATTCCATATGATGGTTGACAATGTCGCGGTGAAAATAGAATTCTTTAATCAGATGTATGTGAAGCGGATTGCAGAGATAGGCAAGACGGTCAAAGTCACCGGCAAATGGAACAGATCAAAGCAAGTGATTCAAGGCAGTAAAATATCAGAAGATGAACATTCAGGTGTGCAGCTTGTCCCGCAATATAGTCTGAAAGGTTTGATTAAGCGAGCACAGTTTAGAAAAATGATTGACAGCGCGTTTCAGACCGTGAAAATTCATCCCTTTTTGCCGGATCACTTAAAAGTGAAATATAAACTCTGGGATCTGGATCAATCGCTATATGAGTTACATATTCCTTCAAACCATAAACATTTGCAGCAGGCACGTAGAAGTTTTGCTTTTTGCGAATTATTACTCTTTCAGCTTAAGATGCGTATGCTTAATCAGCTTGAACAAAGTGGGGCGCCACATAGCAAGGTCGATTATGATATTACGAAGGTTAAGGCGTTTATTGATACGCTGCCCTTCGAACTGACAGATGCACAAAAACAAGTTGTCAATGAAATATTTCGGGATATGAAGCATGAATTTCGCATGAATAGGCTGCTCCAAGGTGACGTAGGATCAGGGAAGACTATCGTTGCTGCAATTTGCATGTATGCATTAATGACTGCAGGTAGACAAAGTGCATTGATGGTGCCGACAGAAATACTGGCTGAACAGCATGCAGAAAGTTTATCTGAAATCTATGGTGAATCACTAAACATTGCGCTTCTTACAAGTTCAGTCAAAGGTAAAAAGCGGAGATTAATTTTAGAAGCGTTAGAACGTGGCGATATCGATATCATTGTAGGTACACATGCGCTTATCAGTGAACCCGTGCAATTTCATGATCTCGGTTTAGTTATCACCGATGAGCAGCATAGGTTTGGAGTAAATCAACGTAAATTATTACGTGAAAAAGGCAATGATGCAAATGTACTCTTTATGACGGCTACACCGATACCACGTACATTAGCAATCTCTGTATTTGGTGAACTTGACGTTTCAACGATTAAACAGATGCCAAAAGGACGTAAACCCATTATTACAGAATGGGCGAAACATGAGGAAATTGAAATTGTCCATGATAAGACTGCACGTGAAATACGAGCAGGCCGACAAGTCTATGTGATATGTCCGCTGATTGAAGCTTCAGAACATTTAGATGTAAAAAACGCAATTGAAATCTATGAAGCTTATCAAAGGCTATTTGGCACTGATAAAGTAGGACTACTCCATGGTAAGATGAAGACAGAAGAAAAAGATGAAGTGATGAATAAATTCCAAAACCATGAATTTGATGTTATAGTATCTACAACAGTCGTTGAAGTCGGTGTGAATGTTCCGAACGCTACGTTGATTGTCATCTATGATGCAGAACGCTTTGGTTTATCTACTTTGCATCAGTTAAGAGGTCGCGTCGGTCGAAGTTCTTATCAAAGCTATTGCATATTGGTCGGCAACCCAGAAAGCGAAACAGGCATAGAAAGGTTGCAGATTATGACGCAGACAACAGATGGCTTTGTACTCAGTGAAAAGGATCTGGAAATGAGAGGACCAGGTGACTTCTTCGGCATTAAGCAAAGTGGTCTACCGGACTTTAAGGTAGCAAATATTGTTGAGGATTATCGCATGCTGGAAGTTGCGCGTGACGAAGCAAGCAAGTTAATACTAAGTGGTGCAATCGCGCAACCTGAATTACACGCATTAAAGATGCGTCTAGATGCAGACCTTGCTGAACATCAACTTGACTAA
- a CDS encoding class A sortase, producing MRVIVRLIGVLCIVAAITMFFWQDIRAYFTHSVNEKIIQSYEKNDDKVNVNGFEKWITKTEPEKLKLKDNMIGYLKVPAADINEPLYKGPATQEAMKNGVVLVDKGEKITEQNVAIAGHRVEGAGIRFNYLDRAKVGDTVELLSRSGKNIYKITKIYDVQPTEVGVLDEKPGNPQELTLITCNDYNPDTLMFEKRMIVKAQIIERNGQK from the coding sequence ATGAGAGTTATCGTAAGATTGATTGGAGTTCTATGTATCGTAGCAGCGATTACGATGTTTTTCTGGCAGGATATTCGTGCGTATTTCACGCATTCAGTCAACGAAAAGATTATACAGTCATATGAGAAGAATGATGATAAAGTAAATGTTAATGGTTTTGAAAAATGGATCACTAAAACGGAACCTGAAAAATTAAAGCTTAAAGACAATATGATCGGCTACTTAAAAGTGCCGGCTGCGGATATAAACGAGCCATTATATAAAGGACCGGCAACCCAAGAAGCAATGAAAAATGGTGTCGTACTTGTAGATAAAGGTGAAAAGATAACAGAACAGAATGTTGCGATTGCGGGTCATCGTGTAGAAGGTGCAGGAATTCGTTTCAACTATCTGGACCGTGCAAAAGTTGGCGATACCGTTGAATTATTATCGAGAAGCGGCAAGAATATTTATAAGATTACAAAGATCTATGATGTGCAACCGACTGAAGTCGGTGTACTAGATGAAAAGCCTGGAAATCCACAGGAACTTACCTTGATTACGTGTAACGATTATAACCCAGATACTTTAATGTTTGAGAAGCGAATGATTGTCAAAGCGCAGATAATTGAAAGAAATGGTCAAAAGTAG
- the fapR gene encoding transcription factor FapR translates to MKKLSKHLRQEQLQQLLENDPFITDETLSHEFNVSIQTIRLDRLELNIPELRERIKNVAVKSHDEIRTLSMDDIIGEVIDIELDHMALSILDIKKEHVFSRNNIARGHYLFAQANSLCVALINDEFALTVSSNIHFQKPVMLGDRVITKAVLIEKKDQRAKIEVFSTVNQSQVFYGEFEMYYNNKGA, encoded by the coding sequence ATGAAAAAGTTGTCAAAGCACTTAAGACAGGAACAGTTACAGCAATTATTGGAAAACGACCCATTCATAACGGATGAAACATTAAGTCATGAATTTAATGTAAGCATCCAGACCATTCGTCTTGACCGTCTGGAACTTAATATACCCGAATTAAGAGAGCGTATTAAGAATGTAGCGGTTAAATCACACGACGAAATTAGAACGTTATCTATGGATGATATTATTGGAGAAGTTATCGATATTGAACTTGATCATATGGCATTATCTATTCTGGATATTAAGAAAGAGCATGTGTTCAGTCGAAATAACATTGCGAGAGGACATTATTTATTTGCACAGGCAAATTCACTGTGTGTTGCTCTAATCAATGATGAATTTGCACTGACTGTTTCAAGCAATATACATTTCCAGAAGCCTGTAATGCTTGGTGACCGAGTTATAACAAAGGCAGTGCTTATTGAGAAGAAGGACCAAAGAGCAAAGATCGAAGTCTTCAGCACAGTCAATCAAAGTCAAGTGTTCTATGGCGAGTTTGAGATGTATTACAATAATAAAGGAGCTTAA
- the plsX gene encoding phosphate acyltransferase PlsX — protein MIKIAVDMHGGDNAPDIVLDGIEMFLKEFNDVEIHLYGDEKDNRLNHPRLKMHHTTQVITMEDEPVRAIRRKKDASMVRAAESVKLKETDAVVSAGNTGALMAAGLFVIGRIKGIERPALALTLPTINDEGFMLLDMGANADAKPEHLVQYAKMASIYTQKNRGISNPSVGLANIGTEDKKGNQLARDTFNLLKEETSINFIGNVESKALLNYAADIVVTDGFTGNMILKTLEGTANNIFKMLKETLLASTKTKIAAGLIKKDLMQLKNKMDYSEYGGAVLFGVDGIVIKAHGSSDKKAFFNALKQARQSATEDVISLLKQEVTHE, from the coding sequence ATGATTAAGATAGCAGTAGATATGCATGGGGGAGACAATGCACCGGACATTGTTCTAGATGGAATTGAAATGTTCCTTAAGGAATTTAATGATGTAGAGATCCATCTGTACGGTGATGAAAAAGACAATCGACTTAATCATCCGCGACTAAAGATGCATCATACAACACAAGTCATCACGATGGAAGATGAACCTGTGCGTGCGATTCGACGAAAGAAGGATGCTTCCATGGTGCGTGCAGCAGAGAGCGTGAAACTAAAGGAAACTGATGCTGTTGTTTCTGCTGGTAATACGGGTGCATTGATGGCTGCGGGATTATTTGTCATCGGAAGAATAAAGGGAATCGAACGTCCTGCACTTGCGCTGACATTACCAACAATTAATGATGAAGGATTTATGTTACTGGATATGGGTGCAAATGCTGATGCCAAGCCAGAACACCTCGTCCAATATGCTAAAATGGCATCGATTTATACGCAGAAAAATCGTGGTATCAGTAACCCGTCTGTAGGACTCGCAAATATTGGCACAGAAGATAAAAAAGGGAATCAACTCGCACGTGATACGTTTAACCTGCTAAAAGAAGAGACATCAATCAACTTTATCGGTAATGTTGAATCTAAAGCACTGCTAAACTATGCAGCAGATATCGTTGTTACTGATGGATTTACAGGAAATATGATTCTAAAGACCTTAGAAGGTACAGCGAACAATATCTTTAAGATGCTGAAAGAAACTTTGTTAGCTTCAACAAAAACAAAAATTGCAGCAGGGCTCATAAAAAAAGATTTGATGCAACTTAAAAATAAGATGGATTACTCAGAGTATGGAGGTGCCGTATTATTTGGAGTTGATGGAATTGTTATTAAAGCGCATGGTTCGAGTGATAAGAAAGCATTCTTCAATGCGCTTAAACAAGCACGACAATCAGCAACAGAAGATGTTATATCATTGTTAAAGCAAGAGGTGACACATGAGTAA
- the fabD gene encoding ACP S-malonyltransferase — MSKRALLFPGQGSQFIGMTDDFNERGQETLKQLNRLFDVDLVNIMRHDEAVNDTKYTQPAIVMHSVVLLEQIQQPFDYCLGHSLGEYSALVASGVLTKEDAVQIVYKRGQLMSEAYPQGVGKMAAVIGTDRWVIEEACEAVSNDGHLLNVANINGPGQIVVSGHTQCIEALIDRKHELGLKKIIPLNVSGPFHSELMKVIEEEFRAYLEQFDFQEAQIPVVQNVSASSEIDAKRIKENLVKQLYSPVEFTDSIRYLIDQGVTEFVEIGPKKVLTALVKKIERNITVRNITTTNEISEV, encoded by the coding sequence ATGAGTAAGCGGGCGCTACTGTTTCCGGGACAAGGGTCACAGTTTATTGGTATGACCGACGATTTTAACGAGCGGGGGCAAGAGACGCTTAAACAATTGAATCGTCTGTTTGATGTCGACCTCGTCAATATTATGCGCCATGATGAAGCGGTTAATGACACGAAGTATACACAACCGGCAATTGTAATGCACAGCGTTGTATTGTTAGAGCAAATTCAACAGCCGTTTGACTATTGTCTAGGCCATAGTCTAGGAGAATACAGTGCATTAGTCGCATCTGGTGTATTAACTAAAGAGGACGCTGTTCAAATCGTCTACAAACGAGGTCAGTTAATGAGCGAAGCATATCCTCAAGGTGTGGGAAAGATGGCGGCAGTTATTGGAACAGATCGATGGGTTATAGAAGAGGCTTGTGAAGCTGTTAGCAATGATGGTCATCTATTAAACGTTGCAAATATTAATGGTCCAGGACAAATTGTTGTGTCTGGTCATACGCAATGTATAGAAGCACTCATTGACAGAAAACATGAACTCGGCTTAAAGAAAATTATTCCGCTCAATGTGAGTGGTCCATTTCATTCAGAGCTTATGAAAGTAATCGAAGAAGAATTCAGGGCGTATCTTGAGCAGTTTGATTTTCAAGAAGCACAAATTCCTGTTGTGCAAAATGTAAGTGCATCATCAGAAATTGATGCGAAACGCATCAAGGAGAATTTAGTAAAACAATTATATTCTCCAGTGGAATTTACAGATTCTATTCGTTATCTGATTGATCAAGGAGTCACTGAGTTTGTTGAAATCGGACCTAAAAAGGTGCTCACTGCACTCGTAAAAAAGATAGAACGTAATATTACTGTTAGAAATATTACTACTACAAATGAAATAAGTGAGGTTTAA
- the fabG gene encoding 3-oxoacyl-[acyl-carrier-protein] reductase gives MKAALVTGSSRGIGRSIALALADEGFNIIVNYSGNEQKAKQVVQAIIDKGQKAVAIKADVSNHEEVKSMIDQSVATFGSLDCIVNNAGITRDNLAMRMKREEFADVIDTNLTGVFNVIQAASRQLLRQRAGTVINVSSIVASIGNAGQVNYVAAKAGVEGMTKTFAREFASRGIRVNAVAPGFIESDMTDVLDETLVQTMKSQIPLGEMGRPEDVAYMVAFLASDKAQYITGQTFHVNGGMYMQ, from the coding sequence ATGAAAGCGGCTTTAGTTACGGGAAGTTCCAGAGGTATCGGCAGAAGTATTGCTTTAGCTCTGGCAGACGAAGGATTTAATATTATCGTCAATTATTCAGGAAATGAACAAAAAGCAAAGCAGGTTGTACAAGCAATTATTGATAAAGGTCAGAAAGCTGTTGCGATTAAAGCAGATGTCAGTAATCATGAAGAAGTTAAATCGATGATAGATCAGTCCGTTGCTACTTTTGGATCGTTAGATTGTATCGTCAACAATGCAGGGATCACTAGAGATAATTTAGCGATGCGTATGAAGAGAGAAGAATTTGCAGATGTCATCGATACGAATTTAACGGGCGTATTCAATGTCATCCAGGCTGCCTCAAGACAATTACTACGCCAACGTGCAGGAACTGTCATCAATGTCAGCAGTATCGTTGCAAGTATCGGAAATGCAGGACAAGTCAATTATGTTGCAGCTAAAGCAGGTGTTGAAGGAATGACGAAAACCTTTGCTCGAGAATTTGCCAGCCGTGGTATCCGTGTTAACGCAGTAGCCCCTGGATTTATTGAAAGTGATATGACCGACGTGCTGGATGAGACGCTTGTTCAAACGATGAAAAGTCAGATACCGTTAGGTGAGATGGGCCGACCTGAAGATGTTGCGTATATGGTAGCATTTCTGGCGAGTGATAAAGCACAGTATATTACAGGACAGACATTTCATGTTAACGGTGGTATGTATATGCAGTAA
- a CDS encoding acyl carrier protein, whose protein sequence is MENFDKVKDIIVDRLGVDADKVTAEASFKDDLGADSLDIAELVMELEDQFGTEIPDEDAEKINTVGDAVKYIESLEK, encoded by the coding sequence ATGGAAAACTTCGACAAAGTAAAAGATATTATCGTAGATCGTCTTGGTGTAGATGCAGATAAAGTAACTGCAGAAGCTTCATTCAAAGACGATTTAGGTGCCGATTCTTTAGATATCGCTGAATTAGTTATGGAATTAGAAGATCAGTTTGGAACTGAGATTCCTGATGAAGATGCTGAAAAAATCAACACGGTTGGTGATGCAGTGAAATATATCGAATCATTAGAAAAATAA
- the rnc gene encoding ribonuclease III gives MNKRQLIIDKFKVKLNKVLTHLDIIPNDVELYVQAFSHSSFINDFKLDKNKDNERLEFLGDAVLELMVSQYLYQQHSDLPEGRLTKLRAAIVCEPSLVTFAKMLKFDQLILLGKGEEKTGGRTRPSLIADVFEAFVGALYLDQGHDVTKRFFNSYIFPAITEDLLHGLIDYKTYLQEYIHKTKNLQVTYRLVKEEGPAHFKAFTSEVYVEDKVIGTGTGRTKKESEQQAAQTALLLLTAGES, from the coding sequence ATGAATAAAAGACAGCTAATAATCGATAAATTTAAAGTAAAGTTAAACAAGGTGCTCACACACCTGGATATTATACCAAATGATGTTGAACTGTATGTACAGGCATTCTCACACTCGAGTTTCATTAATGATTTCAAGCTTGATAAAAATAAGGACAATGAACGCCTGGAATTTCTAGGAGATGCGGTGTTAGAATTGATGGTTTCACAATATTTATACCAGCAGCATAGTGATCTGCCAGAAGGTAGGCTGACAAAGTTGCGCGCTGCAATTGTATGTGAACCTTCACTTGTGACATTTGCGAAGATGTTGAAGTTTGATCAGTTGATTTTGCTGGGCAAAGGCGAGGAAAAGACAGGTGGCAGAACACGTCCTTCTTTAATTGCAGATGTATTTGAGGCCTTCGTCGGGGCGTTATATCTTGACCAAGGACATGATGTAACAAAAAGATTCTTTAACAGCTATATTTTTCCTGCTATAACTGAAGATCTGCTGCATGGCCTTATTGACTATAAGACTTATTTACAGGAATATATTCATAAAACTAAAAACTTACAAGTTACCTATCGCCTCGTTAAAGAGGAAGGACCGGCACATTTCAAAGCGTTTACGTCTGAAGTTTATGTTGAAGATAAAGTGATTGGTACAGGCACAGGAAGAACGAAGAAAGAATCAGAGCAACAGGCAGCCCAAACTGCTCTATTGCTTCTGACAGCAGGAGAGTCATAA
- the smc gene encoding chromosome segregation protein SMC — translation MIYLQSVEATGFKSFADKTTVLFDEGVTAIVGPNGSGKSNITDAIKWVLGEQSAKSLRGAKMEDIIFSGAQDRNATNFAQVTLTINNIERSLAVDSDKVLITRKLFRSGESEYFLNHQKVRLKDITELFLDSGLGRDAFSIISQGKVDQVLNAKPSERRQLIEEAAGVLKYKKRKVETEQKLEDTMNNLSRVHDIIFDLKDRVEPLKIEASIAEEYIALSEEMKDADIQVTVHDIKESSAEYERLQQEIQSFDEQLKYRKDKSARISNKLDAHKSERNEQQKLLETYKSDLLHITERIERNIGLLNVNKERLIHQDANFEEKHQLQKTFAQTLEHTKKELSATEAKIQTLKQEKLSKKQKLSQTEHDQSALVDDIEALIEETRSEYYEQFTMKTKLENDIQHMNSRIEQFNRKEEAQVDESTMTQYEDLLSEQQSLNEQINSMEQMVDNKRLSYTERQQHITKQKQLYFRESENLKQADRFISTLESKVNRLKIMQEEYQGYYQGVRLLLKNKEKLHGIHHTVLDTIAVEPRYNDALDSALGGVLQHIIVEDAQVARKAIEFLKSKQAGRATFLPLNVIKPRNITSDILTGLTQFEGYIGTLNTLITADHKYKNIIDNIAGHIIIATTLAEANKIAKFVSYRHKVVTLDGQVVNPGGSMTGGSKQKPTQALSSRNELQQLSQQLNDYESQTLQLREKVSQLNESISEAEFQLEQDKQSGIQLRDELHQLKLTREEIHIKLERLQSKLETRTQYDKERQEINQLEKDKALIYDNIQTIESRLSELTDKIKLYQNNAQNKKSLLENMQHEMHSINKSINKLEADIHYHQKVKRDLLDKIETTEGELKHLSQLEHAIDREKLQKEIIQLEKYIGEDKEKKSFLHRQIENIQQTLGEYIEQEAELEMQNKELVRQISGIENGIGELKVQHSRLDVKLENYLEHLNFTYEMTYEAAEDYIFEHRLTVDDAKQLNELRSRVKLTKIAVDELGPVNMNAIEQYAAVSERYEFLISQEADLLEAKDNLEMIIRDMDHTVAERFKTTFEVISNAFEHIFKQLFGGGEGRLILTEEDYLTSGIDIYVQPPGKKRQHLSLLSGGERAMTAIVLLFAILNRKKAPFVILDEVEAALDEANVSRFAHYLTTLKEDTQFIVITHRKGTMEESDRLYGVTMQNSGISKLVSVNLKEIDDKKFKELTK, via the coding sequence ATGATTTATTTACAGTCGGTAGAAGCAACTGGTTTCAAGTCGTTTGCAGATAAGACAACCGTGCTGTTTGATGAAGGTGTTACAGCGATTGTTGGACCAAACGGTTCGGGGAAAAGTAATATTACAGATGCTATCAAGTGGGTGCTTGGCGAACAATCAGCAAAATCCCTTCGCGGTGCAAAGATGGAAGATATCATCTTCTCAGGTGCACAGGATAGGAATGCAACTAACTTTGCACAAGTAACACTTACGATCAATAATATTGAGCGCAGCCTTGCTGTTGATTCTGATAAAGTACTGATTACTCGTAAACTCTTTCGCTCTGGTGAAAGTGAATATTTCTTGAATCATCAGAAAGTAAGACTTAAAGATATCACGGAGTTATTTCTAGATAGTGGTCTTGGTCGTGATGCTTTCAGTATTATTTCTCAGGGAAAGGTCGATCAGGTACTGAATGCTAAGCCGAGCGAACGTCGACAATTGATTGAAGAAGCGGCCGGTGTATTGAAGTATAAGAAACGTAAAGTGGAAACTGAACAGAAGCTTGAAGACACGATGAATAACCTCAGTCGTGTGCATGATATTATTTTTGATCTAAAGGATCGCGTAGAGCCCCTTAAAATTGAAGCGAGTATTGCTGAAGAATATATCGCATTATCTGAAGAAATGAAGGATGCAGATATTCAAGTGACGGTACATGATATCAAGGAGAGTAGTGCAGAATATGAACGTCTGCAGCAGGAGATTCAAAGTTTTGACGAACAGCTTAAATATAGGAAGGATAAGAGTGCACGTATTTCTAATAAGCTGGATGCACATAAATCGGAAAGAAATGAACAGCAGAAGCTTCTTGAAACGTATAAGTCTGATTTGTTACACATTACTGAGCGTATTGAACGTAATATCGGTCTGCTGAATGTGAATAAAGAGCGTCTCATTCACCAGGATGCGAACTTTGAGGAGAAACATCAGCTGCAAAAAACATTTGCCCAGACGCTGGAACATACAAAAAAAGAGTTATCAGCAACAGAAGCGAAAATACAAACTTTAAAACAGGAAAAATTATCAAAAAAACAAAAACTATCCCAGACAGAGCACGACCAATCTGCATTAGTCGATGATATCGAAGCGTTGATTGAAGAGACAAGAAGTGAATACTATGAACAGTTTACGATGAAGACGAAACTTGAAAATGATATACAGCATATGAATTCAAGGATCGAACAGTTTAATCGTAAGGAAGAAGCGCAAGTTGATGAATCGACAATGACACAGTATGAAGATTTGCTCTCAGAGCAGCAGTCGTTGAACGAACAGATTAATAGTATGGAACAGATGGTTGATAACAAACGACTATCCTATACAGAGCGTCAGCAACATATCACTAAGCAAAAACAGCTTTACTTTAGGGAAAGTGAAAACTTAAAACAAGCTGACCGTTTTATCTCCACACTAGAATCTAAAGTGAACCGATTAAAAATAATGCAGGAAGAATATCAAGGGTATTATCAAGGTGTCAGGTTACTGCTAAAAAATAAAGAGAAGCTCCATGGTATTCATCATACGGTACTTGATACCATAGCAGTAGAACCTCGCTATAATGATGCGCTGGATAGTGCTTTAGGTGGGGTCTTACAGCATATTATCGTAGAAGATGCACAAGTTGCACGTAAAGCGATAGAATTCTTGAAGTCAAAGCAAGCAGGACGTGCTACATTTCTACCGTTAAATGTCATCAAACCTAGAAACATCACGAGTGATATCTTAACTGGATTGACCCAATTCGAAGGGTATATCGGCACTTTAAATACGCTTATTACAGCAGATCATAAATACAAAAATATTATAGATAATATTGCAGGACATATTATCATCGCAACGACACTTGCTGAAGCCAACAAGATTGCAAAGTTTGTATCATACAGACATAAAGTTGTAACACTGGATGGACAAGTCGTTAATCCAGGAGGTTCAATGACAGGTGGAAGTAAACAAAAACCGACGCAAGCCTTGTCATCTCGAAATGAATTACAGCAATTGTCTCAGCAATTAAACGACTATGAATCACAAACTTTACAGCTAAGAGAAAAGGTAAGTCAGTTGAATGAATCAATTTCAGAGGCTGAATTCCAGCTTGAACAGGATAAACAGAGTGGAATTCAGCTGCGTGATGAATTACATCAGCTAAAGTTAACGCGTGAAGAAATTCATATAAAGCTAGAGCGTCTGCAGTCAAAGCTTGAGACTAGAACACAATATGATAAAGAGCGACAAGAAATCAATCAGCTGGAGAAAGATAAAGCGCTTATCTATGACAACATTCAGACAATCGAATCACGACTATCGGAACTAACAGACAAAATAAAGTTATATCAGAATAATGCACAGAATAAAAAATCTTTACTTGAAAATATGCAGCATGAAATGCACAGTATTAATAAATCGATAAATAAGCTAGAAGCAGATATTCATTATCATCAAAAGGTAAAAAGAGATCTGTTAGACAAAATAGAGACAACAGAAGGCGAACTTAAACATTTAAGTCAACTTGAGCATGCGATTGACCGAGAAAAGCTTCAAAAAGAAATCATTCAACTTGAAAAATATATTGGTGAAGACAAAGAAAAGAAAAGTTTCCTGCATCGACAAATTGAAAATATACAGCAGACTCTCGGTGAATATATCGAACAAGAAGCCGAACTTGAAATGCAGAACAAAGAACTTGTGCGTCAAATAAGTGGCATTGAAAATGGCATCGGTGAACTCAAAGTACAGCATTCGAGATTAGATGTAAAGCTTGAAAACTATCTCGAACATCTAAACTTTACTTATGAAATGACCTATGAGGCTGCAGAGGACTATATATTTGAACATCGCTTGACGGTCGATGATGCAAAGCAGTTAAACGAACTAAGAAGTCGTGTCAAACTGACAAAGATTGCCGTCGATGAACTAGGACCTGTGAATATGAATGCGATTGAACAATATGCAGCAGTGAGTGAGCGTTATGAATTCTTAATATCACAAGAAGCAGATCTACTTGAAGCCAAAGATAATCTAGAAATGATCATAAGAGATATGGATCATACAGTTGCTGAGCGCTTTAAGACTACATTTGAAGTGATATCAAATGCTTTTGAGCACATCTTCAAACAATTGTTCGGTGGTGGAGAAGGACGATTGATTCTGACTGAAGAAGATTATTTAACAAGCGGAATAGATATCTATGTTCAGCCACCAGGAAAGAAAAGACAGCACTTGTCATTGTTATCGGGCGGTGAACGTGCGATGACTGCGATAGTTCTGCTCTTTGCAATTTTAAATAGAAAGAAAGCACCATTTGTGATCCTGGATGAAGTGGAAGCAGCGCTTGATGAAGCAAATGTCAGTCGATTTGCGCACTATTTAACAACTTTAAAGGAAGATACCCAGTTTATTGTGATTACTCATCGTAAAGGGACGATGGAAGAAAGTGATAGACTTTATGGTGTTACGATGCAGAACTCAGGGATATCCAAACTAGTAAGTGTTAATCTTAAAGAAATTGACGATAAAAAATTTAAGGAGTTGACGAAATGA